The genomic window ATCAACACAACCAAACCCCATGGTTGGTAGTATTATTGTATTAAACAATAAAATTATAGGCGAAGGTTTTACCAGTAAATACGGTGGAAATCACGCAGAGGTTAACGCTATTAATTCTGTTAAAGATAAAAGCCTTTTAAAAAAATCTACTATTTACGTCACGCTAGAACCTTGCTCGCATTATGGAAAAACGCCACCTTGCAGCGACCTTATTATTAAACACAAAATACAGAAAGTAGTGATTGGCTGCGTTGACGATTACGAAAAAGTTGCAGGCCAAGGTATTAAAAAGTTAAGAAGTTCTGGCGCCGAAGTTATTGTTGGAGTTTTAGAAAAGGAATGCAAAGCACACCACAAACGGTTCTTTACATTTCATAATAAAAAACGCCCTTATATTATTTTAAAATGGGCACAATCTGCCGATGGATTCATTGCGCCAACAACAAAAAACGAACAAAAACCTGTTTGGATTACAAATACCTTTTCCAGACAATTAGTTCATAAATGGCGTACTGAGGAACAAGCTATTTTAGTAGGAACAAATACTGTACTAGCAGATAACCCAACACTTACAAGTCGTGATTTTGTTGGTGAAAACCCTATTCGGGTTGTTTTAGATAAAACTAGAAAACTATCAAATAACCTTGCTGTTTTTAATAATGAAGCCAAGACTATTATCATTTGTGAAAATGATGAACTTAAGCTAACTGAGGTTGAAAACAAGAAACAAGAAACAATCAACTGGAATTTAAAATCCAAAATTGCACAGCAAATAGCTTCTGTTTTATTCAATAACAACATAAATTCTGTAATTATAGAAGGTGGAGCACAAACACTTCAAACTTTTATAGATGAAAACCTTTGGGACGAAGCTAGGATTTTTAAAGGAAAAACGCAATTTAAAACAGGCGTGAAAGCACCCAGATTTTCAGGTTGTTTAATTTCCGAAGAAAACATTTTAACAGATACATTAAAAATTTACAACAATGATTAAAACCTTGATTTTCGATTTCGGAAACGTATTTATAAATCTTGATATTGAAGGCGCTGCAAAATATGCTTTTGAAACTTTAGAAATAGATTCCTTTTCGGAAGAAATGACTGCTTTTAATAGTTTTTATGAGCAAGGGTTAATCTCAACCGATGAGTTTTTAGAGTTTTATGCCGAAAATTTCCCTAAACTTTCAAAAGAAGAACTTATCTATATATGGAATT from Algibacter sp. L1A34 includes these protein-coding regions:
- the ribD gene encoding bifunctional diaminohydroxyphosphoribosylaminopyrimidine deaminase/5-amino-6-(5-phosphoribosylamino)uracil reductase RibD, with product MNTHETYIKRCLEIAKNGLGSTQPNPMVGSIIVLNNKIIGEGFTSKYGGNHAEVNAINSVKDKSLLKKSTIYVTLEPCSHYGKTPPCSDLIIKHKIQKVVIGCVDDYEKVAGQGIKKLRSSGAEVIVGVLEKECKAHHKRFFTFHNKKRPYIILKWAQSADGFIAPTTKNEQKPVWITNTFSRQLVHKWRTEEQAILVGTNTVLADNPTLTSRDFVGENPIRVVLDKTRKLSNNLAVFNNEAKTIIICENDELKLTEVENKKQETINWNLKSKIAQQIASVLFNNNINSVIIEGGAQTLQTFIDENLWDEARIFKGKTQFKTGVKAPRFSGCLISEENILTDTLKIYNND